One Paraburkholderia aromaticivorans genomic region harbors:
- a CDS encoding ABC transporter substrate-binding protein codes for MKPTLKTTLKAVSAGAVACFALNASAATVTIATLNNPDMIELKKLSPEFEKANPDIKLNWVILEENVLRQRATTDITTGSGQFDVMTIGAYETPQWGKRGWLTPLTNLPADYDLNDVVKTARDGLSSGGQLYALPFYVESSMTYYRKDLFAAKGLKMPDQPTYDQIAQFADKLTDKANGIYGICLRGKAGWGENMAYGTTVVNTFGGRWFDEKWNAQLTSPEWKKAMTFYVDLLKKDGPPGASSNGFNENLTLMSSGKCGMWIDATVAAGMLYNKQQSQIADKVGFAAAPIAVTPKGSHWLWAWALAIPKSSKQPDAAKKFITWATSKQYIELVAKDEGWASVPPGTRKSTYARPEYKQAAPFGDFVLKAIETADPEHPTLKPVPYTGVQFVGIPEFQSFGTVVGQSISGAIAGQMTIDQALAAGNATADRAVKQAGYQK; via the coding sequence ATGAAACCAACTCTCAAAACCACGCTAAAGGCGGTCAGTGCCGGCGCTGTCGCATGCTTTGCATTGAACGCGTCGGCGGCCACGGTGACGATCGCCACGCTAAACAATCCGGACATGATCGAGCTGAAGAAGCTCTCGCCCGAATTCGAAAAGGCGAATCCGGATATCAAGCTGAACTGGGTGATTCTCGAAGAAAACGTGCTGCGTCAGCGCGCCACCACCGATATCACGACAGGCAGCGGCCAGTTCGACGTGATGACGATCGGCGCGTACGAAACGCCGCAATGGGGCAAGCGCGGCTGGCTCACGCCGCTCACGAATCTGCCGGCTGATTACGATCTGAACGACGTCGTGAAGACGGCCCGCGACGGCCTCTCGAGCGGCGGCCAGTTGTATGCGCTGCCGTTCTACGTCGAAAGCTCGATGACGTATTACCGCAAGGACCTGTTCGCGGCCAAGGGTCTGAAGATGCCCGATCAGCCGACCTACGACCAGATCGCGCAATTCGCCGACAAGCTCACCGACAAGGCCAACGGCATCTACGGCATCTGTCTGCGCGGCAAGGCGGGCTGGGGCGAGAACATGGCGTACGGCACGACGGTGGTGAATACCTTCGGCGGCCGCTGGTTCGACGAGAAATGGAACGCGCAGCTCACGTCGCCGGAATGGAAAAAGGCGATGACCTTCTACGTCGATCTGCTGAAGAAAGATGGCCCTCCGGGAGCGAGCTCGAACGGCTTCAACGAAAACCTCACGCTGATGTCGTCCGGCAAATGCGGGATGTGGATCGACGCTACGGTTGCCGCAGGCATGCTCTACAACAAGCAGCAATCGCAGATCGCGGACAAGGTCGGTTTTGCCGCGGCACCGATCGCGGTCACGCCGAAGGGTTCGCATTGGCTGTGGGCCTGGGCGCTGGCGATTCCGAAGTCGTCGAAGCAGCCTGACGCGGCGAAGAAGTTCATCACGTGGGCCACGTCGAAGCAATACATCGAACTGGTCGCGAAGGACGAAGGTTGGGCCTCGGTGCCGCCGGGAACGCGTAAATCCACCTACGCGCGCCCTGAGTACAAGCAGGCAGCACCGTTCGGCGACTTCGTGCTGAAGGCGATCGAAACGGCGGATCCGGAGCATCCGACGCTCAAGCCGGTGCCGTACACCGGAGTGCAGTTCGTCGGGATTCCTGAGTTCCAGTCGTTCGGCACCGTGGTCGGTCAGAGCATCTCCGGCGCGATTGCCGGTCAGATGACGATCGATCAGGCGTTGGCAGCCGGCAACGCCACCGCGGATCGCGCGGTGAAGCAGGCCGGCTATCAGAAGTAA
- a CDS encoding ABC transporter ATP-binding protein: MTQTGRSAPARVPTTAPVLELEHVTLELGDRTILRDTGFVVNQGEFIGVLGPNGAGKTTLMRAVLGLVPAAQGTIRVLGQPVERGNASIGYMPQTRSALAGRRVRGRDFVAMAADGHRWGLPHADAATRADVERVLDLVGGRKLAERPLSELSGGERQRLLLAQCLLGNPKLLLLDEPLISLDPHHQKSVVELVRRVQQELGIAVLFSAHELNPLLHALDRVLYLGSGVAALGTVDEVITRPVLSRLYGSPIDVMRVNGRIFVMSGDVEVEKHDHEHEHDENGGHSHAHSHSHGHAHGHSHQHDSRDGHTHDV, from the coding sequence ATGACCCAGACTGGCCGCAGCGCGCCAGCGCGTGTTCCCACCACCGCACCCGTGCTCGAACTCGAACACGTGACGCTCGAACTCGGAGACCGCACGATTCTGCGCGACACCGGCTTCGTGGTGAACCAGGGCGAATTCATCGGCGTGCTCGGACCCAACGGCGCGGGCAAGACAACGCTGATGCGCGCCGTGCTCGGCCTCGTGCCTGCCGCCCAAGGCACGATCCGCGTGCTGGGGCAACCGGTCGAGCGCGGCAACGCGTCGATCGGTTATATGCCGCAGACGCGCAGCGCTTTGGCCGGACGCCGCGTGCGTGGCCGCGACTTCGTCGCGATGGCCGCCGACGGCCATCGCTGGGGTCTGCCGCATGCGGACGCCGCCACGCGCGCCGATGTCGAGCGTGTGCTCGATCTGGTCGGCGGCCGCAAGCTGGCAGAGCGGCCTTTGTCGGAACTGTCGGGCGGCGAGCGTCAGCGGCTGCTGCTCGCACAATGCCTGCTCGGCAACCCGAAATTGCTGCTGCTCGACGAGCCGCTGATCAGCCTCGATCCGCATCATCAGAAGAGCGTGGTCGAACTCGTGCGGCGCGTGCAGCAGGAACTCGGCATCGCCGTGCTGTTTTCGGCGCATGAACTGAACCCGCTGCTGCACGCACTCGATCGTGTGCTGTATCTCGGCAGCGGCGTGGCGGCGCTCGGCACCGTCGACGAAGTGATCACCCGGCCGGTCCTGTCGCGCCTCTACGGCTCGCCGATCGACGTCATGCGCGTGAACGGACGCATCTTCGTGATGTCGGGCGACGTCGAAGTGGAAAAGCACGATCACGAGCACGAACACGACGAGAACGGCGGGCACAGCCACGCGCATTCCCATTCGCATGGCCACGCGCACGGCCACTCACATCAGCACGACTCACGCGACGGACACACGCACGATGTTTGA
- a CDS encoding carbohydrate ABC transporter permease, translating to MRPLRLPIMHAHPQTEKERETRKANSARWLVTPSVAVLVLWMAIPLAMTIWFSFSRYNLLNPDLKGFAGFDNYKYLASDPSFGPSIGHTLELIISVLVITVVGGVLMAILFDRKFYGQGIARLLAIAPFFVMPTVSALIWKNMILHPVYGLIAQGMRAMGMQPIDWFAQYPLTAVIMIVAWQWLPFAFLILFTAIQSLDQEQKEAAKIDGAGPFSMFFYITLPHLKRAIAVVVMMETIFLLSIFAEIYTTTGGGPGTATTNLSYLIYSLGLQQFDVGLASAGGILAVVLANIVSFFLVRMLAKNLKGEYEK from the coding sequence ATGCGTCCTCTGCGCCTACCTATCATGCATGCCCATCCCCAGACAGAAAAAGAACGCGAAACCCGTAAAGCCAATTCCGCCCGCTGGCTAGTCACGCCGTCGGTCGCGGTACTCGTGCTGTGGATGGCGATTCCGCTCGCGATGACGATCTGGTTTTCGTTCTCGCGCTACAACCTGTTGAATCCGGATCTGAAAGGCTTCGCGGGTTTCGACAACTATAAATACCTTGCCAGCGATCCGTCGTTCGGCCCTTCGATCGGTCACACGCTCGAGCTGATCATCTCGGTCCTCGTGATCACGGTGGTCGGCGGCGTGCTGATGGCGATCCTGTTCGACCGCAAGTTCTACGGCCAGGGGATCGCGCGGCTGCTCGCCATCGCACCGTTCTTCGTGATGCCGACCGTGAGCGCGCTGATCTGGAAGAACATGATCCTGCATCCGGTGTATGGCCTGATCGCGCAAGGCATGCGCGCCATGGGCATGCAACCGATCGACTGGTTCGCGCAATACCCACTGACGGCGGTGATCATGATCGTCGCGTGGCAGTGGCTGCCGTTCGCTTTCCTGATTCTGTTCACGGCGATCCAGTCGCTCGATCAGGAGCAGAAGGAGGCGGCGAAAATCGACGGCGCGGGTCCGTTCTCGATGTTCTTCTATATCACGCTACCTCACCTGAAACGGGCGATCGCGGTGGTGGTGATGATGGAGACGATTTTCCTGCTGTCGATCTTCGCCGAAATCTATACGACCACGGGCGGCGGTCCGGGCACCGCGACTACTAACCTGTCGTACCTGATCTATTCGCTGGGCCTGCAACAGTTCGACGTCGGTCTCGCGTCGGCGGGCGGCATTCTCGCTGTCGTGCTGGCCAATATCGTGTCGTTCTTCCTCGTGCGGATGCTCGCGAAGAACCTCAAAGGGGAGTACGAAAAATGA
- a CDS encoding Fur family transcriptional regulator produces the protein MATSTAEHHAVRLAHAEAHAALHGLALTPLRRQVYAAIVASERPVGAYELLDALEPARGRVPPTTVYRALDFLLAHGFVHRIESKNAFVACCEVGVPHRSQFLMCDGCGATVEIPGDDLAEQLSHSAPAHGFEVHRQVVELSGLCALCARAARPAGASIGTKPA, from the coding sequence ATGGCCACATCGACTGCAGAACACCATGCCGTACGGCTCGCGCATGCCGAAGCGCATGCCGCGTTGCACGGGCTCGCGCTGACGCCGCTGCGTCGTCAGGTGTATGCGGCGATCGTCGCGAGCGAGCGGCCGGTCGGCGCTTACGAATTGCTGGATGCGCTCGAGCCGGCACGCGGCCGTGTTCCGCCCACAACCGTGTATCGCGCGCTCGACTTTCTGCTCGCGCATGGCTTTGTGCATCGGATCGAATCGAAGAACGCGTTCGTGGCCTGCTGCGAAGTCGGTGTGCCGCATCGCAGCCAGTTTCTGATGTGTGACGGCTGCGGCGCGACCGTCGAAATTCCCGGTGACGACCTCGCCGAACAGTTGTCGCATAGCGCGCCCGCACATGGTTTCGAAGTGCATCGGCAGGTGGTCGAACTGAGCGGTCTGTGCGCGCTGTGTGCCCGCGCGGCGCGGCCTGCCGGTGCTTCCATCGGCACAAAGCCCGCCTAG
- a CDS encoding metal ABC transporter solute-binding protein produces the protein MKKFGSMLNGARRALKLSQYVAVSAAVFAFGHAAMAADAKIPVVAAENFYGDVVQQLGGDRVDVMSILSNPDQDPHLFEASPKTARALQHASLVVYNGADYDPWMAKLLAASKGSKRVTIVAADLVGKKGGDNPHLWYDPATMPKVARAVSDALVAADPAHKSAYDANLAKFLDSLKPVDAKVAELHGRYAGVPVTATEPVFGYMSDAVGLTMRNLRFQLATMNDTEASAADIAAFERDLREKRVRVLIYNSQATEALTKRMLKLAQQSKVPTMSVTETEPAGKTYQTWMLTQLDALGTALAAGDANGAGGANAAAASGAKGKTQ, from the coding sequence ATGAAGAAATTCGGCTCGATGTTGAACGGGGCGCGGCGCGCGCTGAAGCTGTCGCAGTACGTCGCCGTAAGCGCCGCGGTGTTCGCGTTCGGCCACGCCGCGATGGCCGCGGATGCAAAAATCCCTGTGGTCGCAGCGGAGAATTTTTATGGCGACGTGGTGCAGCAACTGGGCGGCGATCGCGTCGACGTGATGAGCATCCTCAGCAATCCAGACCAGGACCCGCATCTGTTCGAAGCCAGCCCGAAGACCGCGCGTGCGTTGCAGCATGCGAGCCTTGTGGTCTACAACGGCGCCGACTACGATCCGTGGATGGCAAAGTTGCTGGCGGCGTCGAAGGGCTCGAAGCGCGTCACGATCGTCGCAGCCGATCTCGTTGGCAAGAAAGGCGGCGACAATCCGCACCTCTGGTACGACCCGGCGACCATGCCGAAAGTGGCGCGCGCGGTGAGCGACGCGCTCGTCGCCGCTGACCCGGCGCACAAGTCGGCGTACGATGCGAACCTCGCGAAGTTTCTCGATTCGCTGAAACCGGTCGACGCCAAGGTCGCCGAGCTGCATGGCCGTTACGCGGGCGTGCCGGTCACGGCGACCGAGCCGGTGTTCGGCTACATGTCCGACGCGGTGGGCCTGACCATGCGCAATCTGCGCTTCCAGCTCGCCACCATGAACGACACCGAAGCGAGCGCGGCCGATATCGCCGCGTTCGAACGCGATCTGCGCGAGAAGCGCGTCCGTGTTCTGATCTATAACAGCCAGGCAACCGAGGCCCTGACCAAACGCATGTTGAAGCTCGCGCAGCAATCGAAGGTGCCGACCATGAGCGTCACCGAGACCGAACCGGCCGGCAAGACCTATCAGACGTGGATGCTGACGCAGCTCGACGCGCTGGGCACGGCGCTGGCCGCGGGCGATGCGAACGGCGCAGGCGGCGCAAACGCAGCAGCAGCTTCAGGCGCGAAAGGAAAAACCCAATGA
- a CDS encoding L-iditol 2-dehydrogenase, translating to MAARLQDKVAILTGAASGIGEAVARRYLDEGARCVLVDVKPADTFGDTLRAAYGERVLSVSADVTRREHIQRIVASALERFGQIDILFNNAALFDMRPILDESWDVFDRLFAVNVKGMFFLMQAVAQKMVEQGHGGKIINMSSQAGRRGEALVSHYCATKAAVLSYTQSAALALAPHKINVNGIAPGVVDTPMWNEVDALFARYENRPLGEKKRLVGEAVPLGRMGVPDDLTGAALFLASADADYITAQTLNVDGGNWMS from the coding sequence GTGGCGGCACGATTGCAAGACAAGGTGGCCATTCTGACGGGCGCGGCAAGCGGAATCGGTGAAGCCGTGGCTCGCCGGTATCTGGACGAAGGCGCGCGCTGCGTGCTGGTCGATGTGAAGCCGGCGGACACTTTCGGCGATACATTGCGCGCCGCTTACGGCGAGCGCGTGCTGAGCGTGAGCGCCGACGTCACGCGCCGCGAGCATATCCAGCGCATCGTGGCGAGCGCGCTGGAGCGCTTCGGTCAAATCGACATCCTCTTCAACAACGCGGCGCTCTTCGACATGCGCCCGATCCTCGACGAATCCTGGGACGTATTCGACCGTCTTTTTGCGGTCAACGTGAAGGGCATGTTCTTCCTGATGCAAGCCGTGGCACAAAAGATGGTCGAGCAGGGCCACGGCGGCAAGATCATCAATATGTCGTCGCAAGCCGGACGGCGCGGCGAGGCGCTCGTGTCGCACTACTGCGCGACCAAGGCGGCCGTGCTCAGCTACACGCAATCCGCGGCATTGGCGCTCGCACCGCACAAGATCAATGTGAACGGCATCGCGCCGGGCGTCGTCGATACACCGATGTGGAACGAAGTCGACGCGCTCTTCGCCCGCTATGAAAACCGTCCGCTCGGCGAAAAAAAACGCCTCGTCGGAGAAGCGGTGCCGCTAGGCCGCATGGGTGTGCCGGACGATCTGACCGGTGCCGCTCTGTTCCTCGCGTCGGCGGACGCCGACTACATCACCGCGCAAACCCTGAACGTCGACGGCGGCAACTGGATGAGCTGA